The following proteins are co-located in the Vigna unguiculata cultivar IT97K-499-35 chromosome 9, ASM411807v1, whole genome shotgun sequence genome:
- the LOC114164585 gene encoding GDSL esterase/lipase 1-like, which produces MAKKNFPMGFSVVCITLIQFIASLNFSTSQNEISTSTTTTTTKAFFIFGDSTVDSGNNNFIDTIPENKADYKPYGLNAFSHQPTGRFSDGRVIVDFIAEYAELPLIPPFLQPNADFSNGVNFASGGAGVLSETNHGLVIDFQTQLRHFEEVRNLLSEKLGEKKAKELISEAVYFISIGSNDYMGGYLGDPKMQESYNPEQYVGMVIGNLTQAIQILYEKGARKFGFLSLSPLGCLPALRSLNPESDKGGCFEAASALGLAHNNALSNVLTRLKQVLEGFMYSNSNFYDWLLDRIDNPTNYGFKDGVNACCGSGPYGGMFSCGGSTKDTEFSLCDNAGDHVWWDSFHPTQNIHQQFAKALWDGPSSSVGPYNLKQLFSNNEITLTIADVVDAPQNQQHSFTV; this is translated from the exons atGGCGAAGAAAAATTTTCCCATGGGTTTCTCTGTTGTTTGCATAACCTTAATCCAGTTCATAGCTTCACTGAATTTCAGCACATCCCAGAACGAAATTAGCACTAGTACAACAACCACCACAACTAAGGCCTTTTTCATATTTGGCGACTCCACTGTAGATTCTGGCAACAACAACTTCATAGATACCATTCCAGAGAACAAAGCGGATTACAAACCATACGGACTCAACGCTTTTTCTCATCAACCAACGGGACGATTCTCAGATGGTCGTGTCATTGTAGATTTTATAG CTGAATATGCTGAGCTTCCACTAATCCCTCCATTTTTGCAACCAAATGCTGATTTCAGCAACGGTGTCAACTTTGCTTCTGGTGGGGCCGGTGTTCTTTCTGAAACCAATCATGGACTG GTGATTGATTTTCAAACACAATTACGTCACTTTGAAGAAGTGAGGAACTTGTTATCAGAAAAGCTTGGAGAGAAGAAAGCAAAGGAATTGATCTCAGAAGCAGTTTATTTCATTAGCATAGGAAGCAACGATTACATGGGTGGTTATCTGGGTGACCCAAAAATGCAAGAAAGCTACAATCCTGAGCAATATGTTGGAATGGTCATTGGAAATTTGACACAGGCCATCCAA ATTCTATATGAGAAAGGAGCAAGAAAATTTGGGTTCTTGAGTTTGTCTCCTTTGGGTTGCTTACCAGCTCTTAGATCTCTAAACCCTGAAAGCGACAAAGGTGGTTGCTTTGAGGCAGCTTCTGCTCTTGGTCTAGCGCATAATAATGCTTTGAGTAATGTTCTCACAAGGCTGAAACAAGTCCTTGAAGGGTTCATGTACAGCAACTCTAATTTCTATGACTGGCTTCTAGATAGAATAGATAACCCCACAAATTATG GTTTTAAAGATGGAGTTAATGCTTGCTGTGGAAGTGGACCATACGGTGGCATGTTCAGCTGTGGGGGCTCTACGAAAGATACAGAGTTCAGCTTATGTGACAATGCTGGTGATCATGTATGGTGGGATTCTTTTCACCCAACACAGAACATTCATCAGCAATTCGCTAAGGCATTATGGGATGGACCATCCTCTTCTGTAGGGCCATACAATTTGAAACAACTCTTCTCCAACAACGAGATCACGCTCACTATAGCTGATGTAGTTGATGCCCCACAAAACCAGCAACACAGTTTCACTGTCTga
- the LOC114196239 gene encoding phosphoinositide phosphatase SAC3-like gives MASSENEPSSHSSPPPPPANICMQKFRLYETLSNFYMIGRDKSRTYWKVLKIDRLEPSELSVLEDSTTYTESECSDLLRRIHEGNRSTGGLKFVTTCYGIIGFIKFLGPYYMVVITKRRKIGAICGHTVYAVSKSEMISLQNPSVQSNIDENRYKKLLLTVDLTKDFYFSYSYCIMRSLQRNLCDSETSHVLYETMFVWNEFLTRGIRNHLQNTIWTVALIYGFFKQETLAISGREFILTLIARRSRHYAGTRYLRRGLNDKGRVANDVETEQIVFEDVPEGLPVQICSVVQNRGSIPLFWSQETSRLNLKPDIILSKKDQNYQATKLHFEDLVKRYGNPIIILNLIKSHERKPRESILRSEFGNAINFINKDLSKENKLRFLHWDLKHFQSKATNVLLLLGKVATYALTLTGFLYCQVSPTSRLEECIERPPIDFAYDNIDKGSFQPTRHVDVDNEDGNNLERKPSGEDNHANGNHFVKSPMFQRGVLRTNCIDCLDRTNVAQYAYGLAALGHQLHALGIIDHLKIDLDDPVSDDLMGFYERMGDTLAHQYGGSAAHKKIFSQRRGQWKAATQSQEFFRTLQRYYSNAYMDAEKQNAINIFLGHFQPQVGKPALWDLGSDQHYDIGRHGDDDARSFVKRCFSDGSIIHGRFPTSSPNPNIEKFSKLGLQNHSEEGNNDFCDSFAEISTFESDIAFSRYAPTLPRRQLFGDAPRERYIDSEHISHSAHEVSFSSSNFLDLDWLSSSANSCEEEPFERFSIANSSIAGSSSENVINGVIIGGDTPSTSVLDSNTKGRERTGSELSHRDAQSKVLEEYPDTFVQWVNNGQTLCN, from the exons ATGGCATCTTCGGAGAATGAACCTTCTTCTCACTCttcacctcctcctcctcccgcAAATATTTGTATGCAAAAGTTCCGGCTATATGAGACTCTATCG AACTTTTACATGATAGGAAGGGACAAGAGCAGGACTTATTGGAAAGTGTTAAAAATTGACCGTCTAGAGCCATCCGAGCTGAGTGTGCTTGAAGATTCCACCACATACACAGAAAGTGAATGTTCTGATCTGTTGAGACGTATACATGAGGGGAATAGGTCCACAGGTGGACTGAAATTTGTTACAACTTGTTATGGAATTATTG GGTTCATAAAATTTTTAGGGCCATACTACATGGTGGTCATCacaaaaagaaggaaaattggTGCAATCTGTGGTCATACAGTATATGCTGTCTCAAAGAGTGAGATGATTTCACTGCAAAATCCTTCTGTTCAATCTAACATCGATGAAAACAG ATACAAGAAGCTTCTATTAACGGTTGACCTTACGAAGGATTTCTATTTTAGCTACTCATACTGTATCATGCGTAGTCTTCAAAGGAATTTGTGTGATAGTGAAACAAGCCACGTCCTTTATGAGACCATGTTTGTCTGGAATGAGTTTTTGACTCGAGGAATTAGGAATCACCTCCAGAATACTATTTGGACAGTTGCACTGATATACGGCTTTTTTAAACAG GAAACACTTGCAATATCTGGGCGGGAGTTCATTCTTACTCTCATTGCACGACGATCTCGCCATTATGCTGGTACTAG GTATTTGAGACGAGGATTAAATGACAAGGGTAGAGTAGCAAATGATGTGGAGACAGAGCAAATTGTATTTGAGGATGTTCCTGAAGGTCTTCCCGTCCAAATATGCTCTGTTGTCCAGAATCGGGGTTCAATCCCCCTGTTCTGGTCACAGGAAACTTCACGTCTGAATCTTAAGCCTGATATCATAT TGTCAAAGAAAGATCAGAATTATCAAGCCACCAAACTTCACTTTGAAGATCTCGTCAAAAGATATGGGAATCccataataattttgaatttgataaag TCACATGAGAGGAAGCCTCGCGAGTCCATTCTTCGTTCTGAGTTTGGTAATGCCATCAATTTCATTAACAAAGATTTATCAAAGGAGAACAAATTGAGGTTTCTTCATTGGGATCTTAAACATTTTCAGAG CAAAGCTACAAATGTTTTACTACTTCTGGGGAAAGTGGCTACATATGCTTTAACATTAACAGGTTTTTTATATTGCCAAGTGTCACCAACTTCTAGACTCGAAGAATGTATAGAAAGACCACCTATTGA TTTCGCATATGACAATATTGATAAGGGAAGCTTTCAACCCACGAGACATGTTGATGTTGACAATGAAGATGGAAATAATTTAGAGAGGAAACCTAGTGGAGAAGACAACCATGCTAACGGAAATCATTTTGTTAAGTCACCCATGTTCCAGAGGGGGGTTCTTCGAACTAATTGTATAGACTGCTTAGATCGCACTAATGTTGCACAATATGCATATGGGTTGGCTGCTCTTGGCCACCAGCTTCATGCTCTGGGAATTATTGACCACCTGAAAATTGACCTTGATGATCCTGTAAGTGATGATTTGATGGGATTTTATGAGCGGATGGGTGACACTCTTGCACATCAGTATGGTGGTTCTGCTGCACATAAGAAG ATATTCTCTCAGAGGAGGGGACAATGGAAAGCTGCAACACAATCCCAGGAGTTCTTTAGGACTCTTCAACGATATTACAGCAATGCTTACATGGATGCTGAGAAGCAAAATGCAATTAACAT ATTCCTGGGGCATTTTCAGCCCCAAGTGGGTAAGCCTGCTCTATGGGATTTGGGTTCAGATCAACATTATGATATAGGGAGACATGGGGATGATGATGCAAG GTCATTTGTCAAAAGGTGTTTCTCGGATGGAAGCATCATTCATGGCAGGTTTCCTACGTCATCCCCAAATCCAAATATTGAAAAATTCTCAAAGCTAGGTTTGCAGAACCACTCAGAAGAAGGAAACAATGATTTTTGTGACTCATTTGCTGAAATTTCAACATTTGAGAGTGACATCGCATTTTCAAG GTACGCTCCCACATTGCCTCGTCGACAGCTTTTTGGAGACGCACCAAGAGAGCGGTACATTGATAGTGAACATATTTCACATTCTGCACATGAGGTCTCATTCAGCAGTTCCAACTTTCTTGACCTGGATTGGCTGTCTTCTTCAGCAAATTCATGTGAAGAAGAGCCATTTGAAAG GTTTTCAATTGCCAATTCTTCTATTGCTGGGAGTTCTTCAGAAAATGTTATTAATGGAGTTATTATCGGAGGAGATACTCCCTCCACCAGCGTTCTAGACTCAAACACTAAG GGAAGAGAGCGAACTGGGTCAGAGTTATCCCACCGTGATGCCCAGTCCAAAGTTCTAGAGGAATATCCTGATACTTTTGTACAATGGGTGAATAATGGACAGACACTTTGCAATTGA
- the LOC114196241 gene encoding protein INAPERTURATE POLLEN1 codes for MLKVFGRQKQSRAFKEYYLEWFNTLKNNLLPLLRRSIAGESSTILSSHVEMLHQHFQSYYHALDAAATTDPTQLLSQDWRNNLEKPLLWLADLHPFLFTNLVRSFLHQQSPPETHRNNPRRHLPLPFPDRPWHVALAWSNSSDSLTACMDQIECRLRHIVATLSDRLKHAESAFMECVVGNWFQCWEEQNIAAGKEAVGADVKAHMEEVVNVVLYANRVRRSVLVDIMSATTVYQAALFFEGLAQFLIGFRDHDLLNAVEQCKVLPNAKHSRTSSH; via the coding sequence atgTTGAAAGTGTTCGGGCGGCAGAAGCAGTCGCGTGCGTTCAAGGAGTACTACTTGGAGTGGTTCAACACCCTAAAGAACAACCTCCTCCCCCTCCTTCGCCGGTCCATCGCAGGTGAGTCATCCACCATCCTCTCCAGCCACGTGGAGATGCTCCACCAGCACTTCCAATCCTACTACCACGCCCTAGACGCCGCCGCCACCACAGACCCCACCCAACTCCTCTCCCAGGACTGGCGCAACAACCTCGAAAAACCTCTCCTCTGGCTTGCCGATCTCCACCCCTTCCTCTTCACCAACCTCGTCCGCTCCTTCCTCCACCAACAATCTCCCCCCGAGACTCACCGAAACAACCCCCGCCGCCACCTCCCACTCCCCTTCCCCGACCGTCCATGGCATGTAGCCCTTGCGTGGAGCAACTCCTCTGACTCTCTCACCGCGTGCATGGACCAGATCGAGTGCCGCCTCCGCCACATCGTCGCCACCCTCTCAGACCGCCTCAAACACGCCGAGAGCGCCTTCATGGAGTGCGTCGTGGGGAACTGGTTCCAGTGCTGGGAGGAGCAGAATATTGCCGCCGGCAAGGAGGCGGTGGGCGCGGACGTTAAGGCGCATATGGAAGAGGTGGTGAACGTGGTTCTTTACGCGAACCGCGTGAGGCGGAGCGTTCTTGTGGACATCATGAGCGCCACGACTGTGTACCAGGCCGCGCTCTTTTTTGAAGGCCTGGCCCAATTCCTTATTGGGTTCAGAGACCACGACCTCCTGAACGCCGTTGAACAGTGCAAGGTCTTGCCTAACGCTAAACACTCTCGCACTTCCTCTCACTGA